Genomic segment of Sarcophilus harrisii chromosome 4, mSarHar1.11, whole genome shotgun sequence:
ttcaGTAAACCTTGGTTGAATTCCTAAATTCTTTGTATTGACAAACCCTACAATTTACCCCCAATCAGAGAGTCAAGCTATGATGTCAACCCCTGAGGttatttttccctataaaagaaCCTATCTGTATCCTACTAACTTCCTCTTTTTAGAGTACTATATCCTTTTAAGTTAGCCAGCCAGTCAATGGCACGATCTTCCAGTTCTTTTTGAGTTCATTAGGAATGTTTTGTCCCCCCACCCTCCCATTCCCCCTTATGGCTGTAAATTAATTTTGCCTGTCTTACAGCATCTTCTCCCTGGTTAATGGTGAGTTTTGGTAGGGTTCttagcttttgtttttctctttgttaataGTTAAAACTCCCCTTTGGAACTTAGGACACCAGTCAATGGTATAATAATAAagtctttgcctcttgatttggagaagatccaaacctacaaattcttttgagacaatgTGCAACACTGGCTGGAGActctaatatactttttttttttttttttttgctgaggcaattgggattaagtgacttgcccagggtcacacagctaggaagtgttaagtgtctgagaccaaatttgaactcaggtcctcctgaccagggctggtgctctatccactgcaccacctagctgcccctcgaATATACTTTTAGGGTCCAAAACCCCTTCTTCCCACTATTTGGTGAACTATACGGAGAGAATAACCTTTATTATTCTGGTAGCCTGTATAGAAAAAGTCTGGCTTCACCCTTGTAACCCATAagtcagaggagagaaatgagCATGTACATGATGTTCTAAAGGTAGGTATTATTGGGGTATTAGAAATGAATGGGATTGATGaggttagggttcctggtggtcagggagttaaatgatgaggttagtagtggcaggtttggggttcagggaaccaaataaagaggtttggctcccctagaTTCCCCTAGGATTTGgtgcagggcagggagttgtgggaaccccttctggcaGCGCAGAGATCTTTTATAAAGGCATTTACGAACCTGAAAACCTagactggtaaaagaagtttattataggctttgggaagtcagcctttgctatgcatgaatagaaaggctgaattccttggtggcaaggtcccgGCAGAGAAttaaagtttctagcagagataTCCTGACAGAAagatataaagtcttgttagaGAAATAGgtaagaaagagataaaagaggacgtaacactgaaagagaatatttcaGCAGGCAGAAGGTTGCAGCTTATGTCAAGGAAAGAGATTTCCTTGCaacttaagacaactctgagataccactacacacctgtcagattggccagaatgacagggaaagataatgtgaaatgttggaggggatgtgggaaaacaaggacactgatacattgttggtggaattgtgaatacatccagccattctggagagcaatttggaactatgctcaaaaagttatcaaactgcatactctttgatccaacagtgctactactgggcttataccccatggagatactaaagaagggaaagtgacctgtgtgtgtcaaaatgtttgtggcagccctctttgtagtggctagaagttggaaaatgaatggatgcccatcaattggagaatggttgaataaattgtggtatatgaatattatggaatattattgttctataagaaatgaccagcaggatgaatacagagagacctggagagacttacatgaactgatgctgagtgaaatgagcagaaccaggagatcattatatacctcaacaacgatactgcatgaggatgtattctgatggaagtgggtttcttcgacaaagacaagatctaactcagtttcaattgatcaatgacggacagaagcagctacacccaaagaaagaacactgggaattgaatgtaaactgtttgcatttttgtttttcttcccgggttatttttaccttctaaatcaaattctccctgagcaacaagagaactgttaggttctgcacacatacattgtatccaagatctactgtaacctatttaacatgtataggactgcttgccatctgtgggaggaggtggagggagggaggggagcaatcggaacagaagtgaatgcaagggataatgttgtaaaaaattaccctggcatggattctggcaataaaaagttatttaaataaaaaaaaaaaaaaggagagagatttcttggcatagcatggcatataggtcctctgcaaggactaaaccccaagttggctcattttatgGCTAGAAGTTGGGAGCAGGTCTTGATGGGGGCTAGGTACAGCCTGGGCtggaatcagaataaaaaaatcttggaattgaatgggTGTTTCTGGGCTGATCTTCACTTCAATAGGGTTGGAATCTTCAGCCCCATCTAAATAACGGAATGACTTTCTTGGATTCCCTGGGGCAGATCTCTCAGGGGAGAGGTTCTCTGAGAGAGTACCCAAGCTTTCTCCActaagtcagagagagagagagtgtgtgttttTTCGGGACTCCCTTGGTCAGGATGGTTTTTGGGAAGACATATTAAGTAACataaagtgaaatgatcagaacctgGAAAAAATTtatacagtaatagtaataatgtaAAGATGCTCAACTTTCAAAGACTTAGTAACTCTGGTCACTATAAAAACCAATTAAAACTACAAAGGACTGATAAAACATGCTATCCAATTCTCAGAAAAGATCGGATAGATTCAGAATGCAGAATGAAGCACGTCCTTCCAtactcctccctttctcccagaaTTTGTCTTGAATAGCCATTCAATTTTTGTGAATTTCGTTTTCTTGCCTTCCCAATGGTGATTCAGGggggaatagaatttggaattaaaaataaaataatttcaaagcaaGCAAAccaaagtttttcattttctcaatctTAGGCTGTGAACTTCTTCAgagcttcccctccccccaccctttttcattcttaaaaaaaataaaggggaggaGTGAACCTTTGTGTTCCCTGGGCATTAGGACCGTGCCTACAACACGACAGGCTTTtgcttaaatgttttttgacaaATACGAAGCAGCTTGATGTGGTTAAACAAGGGGTCATGGGCTACTTTGGAAATGCGCCCGATACCTGCTCCTTGATACTCCACGGGATGTCTCCTTAGAGCAGGGGCTCGTTTTCGGCGcgcggggaggagggaggagggaggagggaggagggaggagggaggagggaggagggaggggaggaggaggagggaggagggaggaggaggagggaggaggaggagggaggagggaggagggaggagggaggagggaggagggaggagggaggagggaggagggaggaggggttcCCAGGGCTCAGCACAGCACTTGGCGTGTGGCCGGCCTTTAAAATATGGTTGTCTGAACCATCTGCCCAAAGTAGCAGATTCCCAACTTTACTACATTTACTTTAATCTAAGTAAAAAACATACGAagcaaaattattcatgcattttATCTTCACCATAGCACTCGGCAGCAAAGGGCCCGAGCCGCAGCTCTGTAACTAAGCACGCTTAAAACTAGGCGCATCATTTGCTAGTCTCCACTTTCTCTGAGCCTCCTCGCACAGCGCGGGAATTGTGGGTAACCCTTAAGCAACGAGACGGAGGCTGGCCCATGGTAGAGCGTCCCTGGCCAGTGCACTTCCGGGTCAGCGAGAGCCGCCTCTGGGTGGGCTAGAGTGTCGCCTTCCGCCTGTGCAGCCGCGTGAGTGACCTTCTCGCGCCCACGACGATGCTGGCCGCGGCTGCTCACCCCCTGCGGGGGCCCTGCTTGAGGTTCCGGGCCGCGGCCCTGCTCCAGAACAGGTACCCGAACCGGGCCGGGATCGGTGGGGTTGGGTCTCCGGGGCTCTGGGCGGAGTAGGAGCCGCGGCCTGAAAGCATGAGGCCGGGAAGGGTGTCTTGCCGGGGCAGGTTTTTCTCGGAGCCCGCGGCCTTTTGTCGGGGACTCGTGTATCCTCCATTCAGGAGTCTGCGACCCCTTGGCCAAGAGCTCGCGGACCCCCCCATCTGGATCCCCTCCCCGTGATGGAGCTCGCACCCGCAGACAAAGACGGCCCCGTGAAGTGGGTCCTCGTACCTACTAAAAAGGGTTCGGTGACATTTCCCCTCTGACCTTTGTACCACCCTTGCCTGGGTTCTTACCTAGCCCGGGGCTAGAGCAGGTTCTGGGCTCTGCCCGTGTGACCTTGGGCCGCTCACTCCTTGCGGTCGGTTAAGGGGTGGGGGAGATGGAAAGGTACATCCGTCTCATTCACTCCTCTTGCTAATCTCTAGGTGCAGTTTTTATTTCCACTCTgcttaaatgacttggctagtaaatgcctgaggctagatttgaattcacggTTTGCTTACTCCAGCCCCAGGCTACCTTCTGTCTCTGTAGGGCATAAGATAGTGATTGGAGCTTTCAATGctttgggtttttggtttttttttttttcctcctgagtaACATGAGGGGGTTGAAATATCAGGTTTTTAACCCGATATGTACATTAAGATTTCAGaagttttctcttcattgatgggaacatttttttctgttttattccagtaattggtttcctttgtaaccaAATATATTTCAAcaagctatcatttatatagaactttttattcatgcatttattgttttattttacatttgtacaGCTAgtttcaaagaactttacaagtattaacttcattttttgcagttaaggaaacaggcaaacagatttaagtgacttctcagggtcacacacagctaggaaatatctaaggcaggatttgaacacgaCTCTAGGTACcttgtatatatcatataaaacatacaaGACATTCTGAGGGGGAGACTATGGGTTTCACCAGATTGCAAAAAGGTCTATAATGCAAAAGCTGTTTTTGGACTGGGTATTTATAGTATCTCCTAACTTTTAAGGTATGTTTATAATACCATTGTTGGGTTCCAGCTCTACAATTTCCCTTTGCTCACTTGCTGGGTTGTGACAGTCTCTTATTTGAATGGGGCTGGGTGTAGGCTGCCATTATTGGGTGTTTGTGCCCTGAGGCTCATGAGAACCAGCTGTCATCGAAGAAGAAGTGATACTCTGGCTGGAGCCACTCTGGACAATGCTCCCAAGCAGTACCCTCCTAAGATTCAGCAGTTAGTACAGGACATCGCTGGCCTTACTCTACTGGAAATCTCTGATCTCAACGAGTTACTGAAGGTAATAATAAGAGTTataatttatacagtactttaaggtttgcaaatcattttccttatttcatctTACAACAATGAAATGAGGTAGgggtcctcattttacagatgaagaaactgaggcagaagagtTATGTGACTTTCTCAGAGTTGCATAGCTAGTGAGAATCTGAGGACAGGATTTGAAGTTGGTTATCTTTCTTATTGCAAGTCCAATACTCTTAGCCATTTAGCTCTATTAACCTAGACAATGGAGAATCACAGATTTGCTGAGTTGGATATTAAATCAGTGTCTTTTTCCAGACATGAGTGGGAGAATGTCAGGTTTTGAGTAAGTTTCTCCCATCAATACTTAGTTTAGACTATGAAATGCCAATTGTTTGATTTTATTCCTTATATTCCTACAGAAAACATTGAAGATTCAGGATGTGGTGCCAATGGGTGGCATGGTACCAAATGCTGCCACTGCAAAGGTAGTTCCTGAGGTAAGTTCTGGAACTGTTAAAAAggtaaattctctttctctctttttttttttccttccaacttTTCTCCAACTCAGGGTCATGAAGATATTTCAACTCTTGAAATATCCTCATGACATTGTATCATTTTACCCATCATTTTACATTTCCCCCTCCCATTATGTCCTATGGCTTAGCAGCACTGTATGAAACAATTTGATGAAAAATTTGCATTTGCACTTATGTAGAATGTaattccatgttagtcatgttatgaaagaaaatacagagcacacccccccccccccaaacaaacaaacaaaacactaaCACCAAACCCCAAgaacaagttttttaaaaaagtatcttttgatctgtattcaggcttcatcagttctttcactGGAGAAAGATAGCATTTTTTGTCATAAGCCCTTGGGTCACTGTATTGCTAAAAACCACTTTAAggcattcacagttgatcattgcacagtattgctgttactgtatacattgttttcctggttctgcacactttgcatcagttcatataagttttctcagttttactgaaagcattctgcttgtcatttcttatagtacagtagtattccatcataatcatgtaCCACAATTACTTTAGCCACTCCCcaatcctctcagtttccaattctttgccaccctaaaaagagtttctataaatattgtacaagtccttttttctttgatcattttgggatataagcctaatgGTGGTATTGTTGGGCTTAAGgttatacagttttatagccctttgcccatagttccaaattgttggttattgctggattaaaaggtatgcatttttttttcttgagagtttgttTATTGGGGGGAGATCTATGGGGTATTTTTGcagcatgacttttatggaaatattttgcataacttaaTGTGCTTCTCAATGGGGAGGAAGAGTCtaggacatttaaaaataaatgtaagaatGTTATTTTACATGTAGctggggaaaatgttaaaatatgtatatatattttttaaaagataagaattctGAATAAATTACTATGCATGTAAACATATAAAGGCTATGCAGTTTTCTAAcactttgggcatagctccaaattgctttccagaatgatggGATCGTTTCACAATTCCATAAATAGTGCTTTTTGAATCTTGTCATCCAGTTTAttagctatttctttctccaaaggaCAGGACCAGGAGAGGCAGATTAATGTTACAAAGGGGCCAGTTTAAGTTTGATGTCAAAAGAAACATCCAAACAATCAGTGTACCTCAAGAGGAGAATGACTCCTTTGAGTGTGTCCCTGCTTTAGAGAAAGCTCAGATAGAAGCTGGATACagtgggagtcaggaagacctgagatcacaTCCAGCCTCAGTCATTTAGTAGGTGTaagactctggataagtcacttaaccactcttacctcactttcttcatctttaaaatgagaataataatagtacctatttcacaggattactatgaagatcaaatgaaaatttttaaagtgcttagcacatactaagtaatatataaatgttaactatctaCTGTGTAAGTAGTGATATCATTTGGACTAGGTGGCTGCCATCGTGCCTTCTATCTCTCTGATTGTGTGACCAAgtcatatacaatatatataaatactccccctcctcccacacatatatagatacatctttcccagaacttagcacacaCAGTACTGTAGTTACAGTAGCAAACTTTTAATGCTTTATGTATTGATTTGAAATTGAATTGAGCAAGATGAGAAGAGATGTTGAAATTCTGAAtctaacaatctttttttttaaaaattcatttgtcaAGCTCCTGCTTTGTATTAGAACAACACAAGATAATGGgattacaaagataaataatttgataatttttgtaaaagaagCAGAGTGgtgttggatttggaattatGGCTGGTTTCACATACTAGCTTTGTTTttcactggctgtgtgattttgggggTAGCAGCTCCTGGATTGTTTCTCTACCTATAAAAGAGTGAGTTGAACTAGACCAGTGTGTATCAGACTCGAATAGAAATTAGGGATGACTGATCCATATATCAGAATCCCTGCAGGTTGcttattgacttaatttttaaacataatgTGATCTATGtatctcatattt
This window contains:
- the MRPL12 gene encoding 39S ribosomal protein L12, mitochondrial, with translation MLAAAAHPLRGPCLRFRAAALLQNRLPLLGVCALRLMRTSCHRRRSDTLAGATLDNAPKQYPPKIQQLVQDIAGLTLLEISDLNELLKKTLKIQDVVPMGGMVPNAATAKVVPEVAEEEEMPKQKERTHFTVKLTEAKPVDKVKLIKEIKNYIQGINLVQAKKLVESLPQEIKANVAKSEAEKIKAALEAAGGTVILE